In a single window of the Bradyrhizobium erythrophlei genome:
- a CDS encoding K(+)-transporting ATPase subunit C — translation MLKEIRPAILVLVVLTLITGLAYPLAMTAIAGVIFPKQAQGSLIERDGKVVGSALIGQEFKDDKYFHGRPSATTAPDPADATKTVPAPYNAANSGGSNLGPTSKALNDRVKEDVDKLKAENPSAPVPIDLVTTSGSGLDPDISPEAALFQVPRVAKARNMPEDRVRELVTENTAGRLAGLFGEPRVNVLELNLALDRAASK, via the coding sequence ATGTTGAAAGAAATTCGCCCCGCGATCCTCGTCCTTGTCGTGCTCACCTTGATCACCGGCCTGGCCTATCCGCTCGCGATGACCGCGATCGCGGGCGTGATCTTCCCGAAGCAGGCGCAGGGAAGCCTGATCGAAAGGGATGGCAAGGTGGTCGGCTCCGCTCTGATCGGGCAGGAGTTCAAGGACGACAAATACTTCCATGGCCGCCCCTCCGCGACCACGGCGCCGGACCCCGCGGATGCCACCAAGACCGTTCCGGCGCCGTACAATGCGGCCAATTCCGGCGGCTCCAACCTCGGCCCGACCAGCAAGGCCCTCAATGACCGGGTCAAGGAAGACGTCGACAAGCTGAAAGCCGAGAATCCCTCCGCGCCGGTCCCGATCGATCTCGTGACCACGTCCGGCAGCGGCCTCGACCCGGATATCTCGCCGGAGGCCGCGCTATTCCAGGTGCCCCGCGTCGCCAAGGCCCGCAATATGCCGGAAGATCGCGTTCGAGAGCTGGTCACGGAGAACACGGCAGGCCGGCTTGCCGGATTGTTCGGCGAACCCCGGGTCAACGTCCTGGAGCTCAATCTGGCTTTGGACCGTGCCGCATCGAAGTGA
- a CDS encoding sensor histidine kinase: protein MEHQRRDPQKRPSPDALLEAARRENDQSGRLKIFVGAAPGVGKTYEMLQNAHAKLKAGADVVVGAVETHGRAETEALLQGLEVLPRKRIIYRDQTIEEMDLDALIARHPQIALVDELAHTNAPGSRHPKRYLDVEELLSRGIDVYTAVNIQHIESLNDVVAQITHVRVRETVPDSVFDRADAIELIDLTPDDLIQRLKEGKVYVPKQAERALEHYFSPGNLTALRELALRRTAERVDEQLLTHMQANAIAGPWAAGERILVCLSEDRRAAGLVRYTKRLADRLHAPWTAIAIETRRSLQLSEEERDRLADTLRLAEALGGEALTIPGVGRRIADDLIGFAQANNVTQIIIGKSARSWWFEIMRGSVVHDLVRRAGNISVNVIAGEELAAGPVPKKTVRTAERPEPFDARPYLMALVIVAIGLGAARLIQPVFGIENVDLVFLTAVVSVAVRFGLWPSLLASVAASLSYNFFFLPPVYTFTITDPTNVAAFFFFMLIAILVSNVAARVRTQAVSAIGRVRTTELLYAFSRKLAGTATLDDVLWATAYQTALMLRVRVVLLLSEDGVLTVKAGYPPEDELDKADLAAANWAWNNDRPAGRGSETLPGAKRLFLPMRTGRGPIGVIGIDDDRTGPLLTPDQRRLLDALMDQGALAIERVLLVEDMDRVKRTMESDRLRSALLTSISHDLKTPLASVLGAASTMRDLSSGLSDAEKRDLLATVIDESERLNRFIANLLDMTKLESGAIVPNTARHDISEIVGSVLRRASKILAHHKVSLELAADLPMLELDAVLFEQVLFNLLDNAAKYAPADTTISIRSMRDRDHVTLQIIDEGDGIPRSELDSIFDKFYRAQKGDHVRPGTGLGLAISRGFVEAMRGTITAANRIDRSGAVLTIRLPIPEATAALDTAA, encoded by the coding sequence ATGGAGCACCAGCGCCGCGACCCCCAGAAAAGACCCTCGCCGGATGCGTTACTGGAAGCCGCCCGGCGAGAGAACGATCAATCCGGCCGGCTCAAGATATTCGTCGGTGCCGCGCCCGGCGTCGGCAAGACCTACGAGATGCTGCAAAATGCCCATGCCAAACTGAAGGCCGGCGCCGATGTGGTGGTGGGCGCGGTTGAGACCCACGGCCGGGCCGAGACCGAGGCGCTGCTGCAAGGCCTCGAGGTTCTCCCGCGCAAACGGATTATCTACAGGGATCAGACCATCGAGGAGATGGATCTCGACGCGCTGATCGCACGCCATCCGCAGATCGCGCTGGTCGATGAACTGGCGCACACCAACGCGCCGGGCAGCCGCCATCCAAAGCGGTATCTCGACGTCGAGGAACTGCTGTCCCGCGGCATCGACGTCTACACCGCGGTCAATATCCAGCATATCGAAAGCCTCAACGACGTGGTCGCCCAGATCACGCATGTGCGGGTGCGCGAGACCGTGCCGGACTCGGTGTTCGACCGCGCCGATGCCATCGAACTGATCGACCTGACGCCGGACGACCTGATCCAGCGGCTGAAAGAGGGCAAGGTCTACGTCCCCAAACAGGCCGAGCGCGCGCTCGAGCATTATTTCTCGCCAGGAAATCTGACGGCGCTGCGCGAGCTGGCGTTGCGGCGGACCGCCGAGCGCGTCGACGAACAGCTTTTAACCCACATGCAGGCCAACGCGATCGCCGGTCCCTGGGCCGCGGGCGAGCGCATCCTGGTTTGCCTCAGCGAGGATCGGCGCGCGGCGGGGCTGGTGCGCTATACCAAGCGGCTGGCGGACCGCCTGCACGCGCCGTGGACCGCGATCGCCATAGAGACGCGGCGGAGCCTGCAATTGAGCGAAGAGGAACGCGACCGGCTTGCCGACACGCTGCGGCTGGCGGAAGCGCTGGGCGGCGAGGCGCTGACCATTCCCGGTGTCGGACGCCGTATTGCCGATGATCTGATCGGTTTTGCCCAAGCCAACAACGTGACCCAGATCATCATCGGCAAGTCGGCCCGTTCCTGGTGGTTCGAGATCATGCGCGGCTCGGTCGTGCACGATCTGGTGCGGCGGGCCGGCAATATCAGCGTTAATGTCATCGCCGGCGAGGAACTCGCAGCGGGGCCCGTTCCAAAGAAGACGGTGCGCACTGCCGAACGACCGGAGCCGTTCGACGCGCGGCCCTATCTGATGGCGCTTGTGATCGTCGCCATCGGCCTCGGGGCCGCCAGACTGATTCAGCCCGTGTTCGGGATCGAGAATGTCGATCTGGTATTCCTCACGGCGGTGGTGAGCGTGGCCGTGCGTTTCGGGCTGTGGCCTTCGTTGCTGGCGAGCGTCGCTGCGTCGCTGTCCTACAACTTCTTCTTTTTGCCGCCGGTTTACACCTTCACGATCACCGACCCGACCAACGTTGCCGCCTTCTTCTTCTTCATGCTGATCGCGATCCTGGTTTCCAATGTCGCGGCGCGCGTGCGCACCCAGGCCGTCTCCGCGATCGGCAGGGTGCGGACCACGGAATTGCTTTACGCCTTCAGCCGCAAGCTCGCCGGCACCGCGACGCTGGACGACGTGTTGTGGGCGACCGCCTACCAGACGGCGTTGATGCTGAGGGTGAGAGTGGTGCTGCTGTTGTCCGAGGACGGTGTCCTGACCGTGAAAGCGGGCTACCCGCCCGAGGACGAACTGGACAAGGCCGATCTGGCCGCCGCGAACTGGGCGTGGAATAACGATCGCCCGGCCGGGCGTGGTTCGGAGACGCTGCCGGGCGCCAAGCGTCTATTCCTTCCGATGCGAACCGGCCGCGGGCCGATCGGCGTCATCGGCATCGACGATGACAGAACCGGGCCGCTGCTCACCCCGGATCAGCGCCGGCTGCTCGACGCCCTGATGGATCAGGGCGCACTGGCGATCGAGCGGGTGCTGCTAGTCGAGGACATGGATCGCGTCAAGCGCACCATGGAGTCGGATCGGTTGCGTTCGGCGCTCCTGACCTCGATCTCGCACGATCTCAAGACGCCGCTGGCGTCGGTTCTCGGCGCCGCCAGCACCATGCGGGATCTTTCCAGCGGACTGTCTGACGCCGAAAAGCGGGATCTGCTGGCCACCGTGATCGACGAGTCCGAGCGGCTCAACCGCTTCATCGCCAACCTGCTCGACATGACCAAGCTGGAATCCGGCGCCATCGTGCCGAATACCGCGCGGCACGATATCAGCGAGATCGTCGGCAGCGTATTGCGGCGCGCCAGCAAGATCCTCGCCCATCACAAGGTTTCGCTCGAACTCGCCGCCGATCTGCCGATGCTGGAACTCGATGCCGTGCTGTTCGAGCAGGTGCTTTTTAATCTCTTGGACAACGCGGCGAAATATGCCCCCGCCGATACCACGATATCGATCCGGAGCATGCGGGACAGGGATCATGTCACCTTGCAGATCATCGACGAAGGCGACGGCATTCCACGATCCGAGCTGGACAGTATATTCGACAAATTCTATCGCGCGCAAAAGGGCGATCATGTCCGCCCCGGCACCGGCCTCGGGCTTGCGATTTCCCGCGGCTTTGTCGAAGCGATGCGCGGCACGATCACAGCCGCCAACCGCATCGATCGAAGCGGCGCCGTGCTGACCATCCGGTTGCCGATTCCCGAAGCCACCGCCGCGCTGGATACCGCCGCATGA
- a CDS encoding response regulator, with amino-acid sequence MSAAPIKVLVIDDEPPIRKLLRMGLSTQGYEILEASNGKMALELLAQNPALIVLDLGLPDIQGHELLRMIRGRNDGVPIVVLSSRGDEAGKVQALDLGADDYLTKPFGMDELLARMRAALRHQLQVHGERPVFRSGDLSVDLVRRIVKVGDKDVRLSPKEYELLRVLVQHAGKVLTHRFLLKELWDELTDAQYLRVYVRQLRQKIEADPERPQFVLTETGIGYRLRAPD; translated from the coding sequence ATGAGTGCCGCCCCTATCAAGGTACTCGTGATCGACGACGAGCCGCCGATCCGCAAGCTGCTGCGGATGGGATTGAGCACGCAGGGTTACGAGATCCTGGAAGCCTCCAACGGCAAGATGGCGCTCGAACTGCTGGCCCAGAATCCCGCGCTCATCGTTCTCGACCTCGGCCTGCCGGATATCCAGGGCCATGAGCTGCTGCGCATGATCCGCGGGCGCAATGACGGCGTCCCCATCGTGGTGCTGTCGAGCCGCGGCGATGAGGCCGGCAAGGTCCAGGCGCTCGATCTCGGCGCCGACGATTACCTGACCAAACCGTTCGGGATGGACGAACTGCTCGCCCGCATGCGCGCGGCGCTGCGGCATCAATTGCAGGTCCATGGCGAGCGTCCGGTGTTTAGATCCGGCGATCTCTCGGTCGATCTGGTGCGCCGCATCGTCAAGGTCGGCGACAAGGATGTCAGGCTGTCGCCCAAGGAATACGAATTGCTGCGCGTGCTGGTGCAGCACGCCGGCAAGGTGCTGACCCACCGGTTTCTCCTGAAGGAGCTGTGGGATGAACTGACCGACGCGCAATATCTGCGGGTCTATGTGCGCCAGCTCCGGCAGAAGATCGAAGCCGATCCCGAGCGCCCGCAATTCGTCCTCACGGAAACCGGGATCGGCTACCGGCTGCGCGCCCCGGATTAA
- a CDS encoding PTS sugar transporter subunit IIA has product MKIADLLSPADVMIDVRASNKRLLLQELAAKAAASLGLAGDLVASCLLKREDLGSTGIGRGVAIPHARLPDLQRPYGLLAKLKNPIEFDAIDGQPVDIVFVLLLPASDESGQIGALALVARTLRPPENLVRLRGARNSSELYSAVA; this is encoded by the coding sequence ATGAAAATTGCCGATCTGCTGTCGCCGGCCGACGTCATGATCGACGTGCGGGCCTCGAACAAGCGGCTATTGTTGCAGGAACTCGCGGCCAAAGCCGCGGCCAGTCTCGGCCTGGCGGGCGATCTGGTCGCGTCCTGCCTTCTCAAGCGGGAAGACCTGGGGTCGACGGGAATCGGCCGTGGCGTCGCCATTCCCCATGCCCGGCTGCCGGATCTGCAGCGGCCTTACGGGTTGCTGGCGAAACTGAAGAACCCGATCGAATTCGACGCCATCGACGGGCAACCGGTGGACATCGTATTTGTTCTGTTGCTGCCAGCTTCGGACGAGAGTGGGCAGATCGGGGCGCTGGCGCTGGTGGCCCGGACGTTGCGACCGCCGGAGAATCTCGTCCGATTGCGCGGCGCAAGGAATTCGTCCGAGCTTTATTCGGCGGTCGCCTGA